The proteins below come from a single Orcinus orca chromosome 6, mOrcOrc1.1, whole genome shotgun sequence genomic window:
- the AQP3 gene encoding aquaporin-3, translating to MGRQKELVSRCGEMLHIRYQLLRQALAECLGTLILVLFGCGSVAQVVLSRGTHGGFLTINLAFGFAVTLGILIAGQVSGAHMNPAVTFAMCLLAREPWIKLPIYAMAQTLGAFLGAGIVFGLYYDAIWGFANNELIVSGPNGTAGIFATYPSGHLDMVNGFFDQFIGTASLIVCVLAIVDPYNNPVPPGLEAFTVGLVVLVIGTSMGFNSGYAVNPARDFGPRLFTAIAGWGPEVFTTGRHWWWVPIISPLLGSIAGVLVYQLMIGWHLEPPPPSTDEENVKLSHVKHKGQM from the exons ATGGGTCGACAGAAGGAGCTGGTGTCCCGCTGCGGGGAGATGCTCCACATCCGCTACCAGCTGCTTCGCCAGGCGCTGGCTGAGTGCCTGGGGACCCTCATCCTCGTG CTGTTTGGCTGTGGCTCTGTGGCCCAGGTCGTGCTCAGCCGGGGCACCCACGGTGGTTTCCTCACCATCAACCTGGCCTTTGGCTTCGCCGTCACCCTAGGCATCCTTATCGCTGGCCAGGTCTCTG GGGCCCACATGAACCCTGCCGTGACCTTTGCTATGTGCTTGCTGGCGCGTGAGCCCTGGATCAAGCTGCCCATCTACGCCATGGCTCAGACTCTGGGAGCCTTCCTGGGTGCCGGGATCGTTTTTGGGCTGTATTATG ATGCAATCTGGGGCTTCGCCAACAACGAGCTTATAGTTTCGGGCCCCAACGGCACAGCTGGCATCTTTGCCACCTACCCCTCTGGACATTTGGACATGGTCAATGGCTTCTTCGACCAG ttCATTGGCACAGCCTCCCTCATCGTGTGTGTGCTGGCCATTGTGGACCCCTACAATAACCCTGTCCCGCCTGGCCTGGAGGCCTTCACTGTGGGCCTGGTGGTCCTGGTCATCGGCACGTCCATGGGCTTCAACTCTGGCTACGCCGTCAACCCCGCCCGGGACTTCGGCCCTCGCCTTTTCACAGCCATTGCCGGCTGGGGCCCGGAAGTCTTCAC GACCGGCCGCCACTGGTGGTGGGTGCCCATCATCTCCCCACTTCTGGGTTCCATCGCGGGTGTCCTCGTGTATCAGCTCATGATCGGCTGGCACCTGGAACCACCTCCACCCTCCACCGATGAGGAGAATGTGAAGCTGTCCCACGTGAAGCACAAGGGGCAGATGTGA
- the LOC101278175 gene encoding GTP-binding nuclear protein Ran-like: protein MAIIYKLSVPFDVTSRVTYKNVPNWHRDLVQVCENIPIVLCGNKVGIKDRKVKAQSIVFHRKKNLQYYDTSAKSNYNFEKPFLWLARKLMGHPNLEFISMPALAPPEVVMDSALAAQYRRDLEVPQTTALPDEEKVKLDSSVRNLVL from the coding sequence ATGGCTATTATATACAAGCTCAGTGTGCCATTTGATGTAACATCGAGAGTTACTTACAAGAACGTGCCTAACTGGCATAGAGATCTTGTACAAGTGTGTGAGAACATCCCCATCGTGTTGTGTGGCAACAAAGTGGGTATTAAGGACAGAAAGGTTAAGGCACAGTCAATTGTCTTCCACCGAAAGAAGAATCTTCAGTACTATGACACTTCTGCCAAAAGTAACTACAACTTTGAAAAGCCCTTCCTCTGGCTTGCTAGAAAACTGATGGGACACCCTAACTTGGAGTTCATCTCCATGCCTGCTCTCGCCCCGCCAGAGGTGGTCATGGACTCAGCGTTGGCAGCGCAGTACAGGCGGGATCTAGAGGTTCCTCAGACAACTGCCCTCCCAGATGAAGAGAAAGTGAAGCTGGACTCCAGCGTCAGAAATCTAGTTTTATAG